Proteins co-encoded in one Kutzneria chonburiensis genomic window:
- a CDS encoding ferredoxin — MSPRRALHGSSLTISVNNGRCHLYGTCQYEAPSLFELTEDERLRYVTEVIPEYADQARAAAMACPMRAIQLSGEQL; from the coding sequence ATGAGTCCTCGTCGCGCTCTGCACGGCAGCTCCCTGACCATCAGCGTGAACAACGGTCGTTGCCACCTCTACGGCACCTGTCAGTACGAGGCCCCGAGCCTGTTCGAACTGACGGAGGACGAGCGCCTGCGCTACGTCACCGAGGTCATCCCCGAGTACGCCGACCAGGCCCGCGCCGCCGCGATGGCCTGCCCGATGCGTGCGATCCAGCTGTCCGGGGAGCAACTGTGA
- a CDS encoding ferric reductase-like transmembrane domain-containing protein produces MRQVAALSARLAYALMCLTLVWGIFTATGWVTKLTGRQAVRSSHMIMATFTLAFGGLHAACFLFLTDSDEIFSWVNLTIPIIDGGQLRWAFGILGLEVMTAILISTGLVKFFVYRRWLRFHQMAYIAVGITIVHSWLGAVANGHLSIVWLGGLTLGIPTVVLAVLRFVPSKNLVGAGVLSGG; encoded by the coding sequence GTGCGTCAGGTAGCCGCGCTTTCGGCCCGGCTGGCCTATGCGTTGATGTGCCTGACCCTGGTCTGGGGGATTTTCACCGCGACCGGATGGGTCACCAAGCTGACAGGACGGCAGGCCGTTCGTAGCAGCCACATGATTATGGCGACGTTCACGCTCGCCTTCGGTGGCCTGCACGCGGCATGCTTCCTTTTCCTCACCGATTCCGATGAGATCTTCAGTTGGGTCAACCTGACGATCCCGATCATCGACGGCGGCCAGCTGCGCTGGGCGTTCGGCATCCTCGGGCTCGAGGTGATGACCGCGATCCTGATCTCCACCGGATTGGTCAAGTTCTTCGTCTACCGGAGGTGGCTCCGCTTCCACCAGATGGCCTACATAGCGGTGGGCATCACCATCGTGCACTCCTGGCTGGGCGCCGTCGCCAACGGCCACCTGTCCATCGTCTGGCTCGGCGGGCTGACCCTCGGCATCCCGACCGTCGTGCTGGCCGTGCTCCGCTTCGTGCCCAGCAAGAACCTCGTCGGAGCAGGAGTGCTCAGCGGCGGCTAG